A single Kiloniellales bacterium DNA region contains:
- a CDS encoding peptide ABC transporter substrate-binding protein, whose amino-acid sequence MARSKFPGSAFLGALLVVATALAGAPAAKAGGGGELKIGLTQFPSTLHPNIDSMLAKTYVLAMTARPITVYDQEWQLICMLCTELPTIENGLAKKEPLADGGEGIALTYTLQPEATWGDGTPVTTKDVVFTWEIGRNLESGVTNSELYRRILAVDVIDDKTFTLHIDRVTFEYNAINDFRLVPAHIERPIFEAAPAEYRNRTAYDSDPTNPGLAFGPYRIVEIVKGSHVALEPNPTWWGEAPAFDRITVRAIENTPALEANLLSGAIDMIAGELGLTIDQALAFEKRHGDDYQVIYKPGLVYEHIDLQLENPVLQDVRVRRALLHAIDRQALNERLFGGKQPPADTSVSPLDKVYSDDIPRYAHDPAQARALLDEAGWKELQDGVRHNAAGEPLTLEFMTTAGNRTRELVQQVLQNQWKQVGIDVRIRNEPARVYFGETLDQRKHKALAMFAWSSSPENVPRSTLHSEEIPTEANGWSGQNYTAYSNPEMDDLIDRTERELDFDRRKELWARIQQIYAEDLPVLPLYWRANTYVLPKWLEGVRPTGHQYTTTLWVEEWRRGAR is encoded by the coding sequence TTGGCCAGATCGAAGTTCCCCGGGTCCGCGTTCCTGGGCGCGCTGCTCGTCGTCGCCACCGCCCTCGCAGGCGCGCCGGCGGCCAAGGCCGGCGGCGGCGGCGAGCTCAAGATCGGCCTCACCCAGTTCCCCTCGACCTTGCACCCCAACATCGATTCCATGCTGGCCAAGACCTACGTCCTGGCGATGACCGCCCGGCCGATCACGGTCTACGACCAGGAATGGCAGCTGATCTGCATGCTCTGCACCGAGCTGCCGACCATCGAGAACGGCCTGGCGAAGAAGGAGCCGCTGGCCGACGGCGGCGAGGGAATCGCGCTCACCTATACCCTGCAGCCCGAGGCGACCTGGGGCGACGGCACGCCGGTCACGACCAAGGACGTGGTCTTCACCTGGGAGATCGGCCGCAACCTGGAGAGCGGCGTCACCAATAGCGAACTCTACCGGCGGATCCTCGCGGTCGACGTCATCGACGACAAGACCTTCACCCTCCACATCGACCGCGTGACCTTCGAGTACAACGCGATCAACGACTTCCGATTGGTGCCGGCGCACATCGAGCGGCCGATCTTCGAGGCCGCCCCGGCCGAGTACCGCAACCGCACGGCCTACGACAGCGACCCGACCAACCCGGGGCTCGCCTTCGGGCCCTACCGCATCGTCGAGATCGTGAAGGGCTCCCACGTCGCGCTTGAGCCCAATCCGACCTGGTGGGGCGAGGCGCCGGCCTTCGACCGGATCACGGTCCGGGCAATCGAGAACACCCCCGCACTGGAGGCCAACCTGCTGTCGGGCGCGATCGACATGATCGCCGGCGAGCTCGGGCTGACCATCGACCAGGCCCTGGCTTTCGAGAAACGCCATGGCGACGACTACCAGGTGATCTACAAGCCGGGCCTGGTCTACGAGCACATCGACCTGCAGCTCGAGAACCCGGTGCTGCAGGACGTCCGGGTGCGGCGCGCCCTGCTGCATGCCATCGACCGCCAGGCGCTCAACGAGCGGCTCTTCGGCGGCAAGCAGCCGCCGGCCGACACCTCGGTCTCGCCCCTGGACAAGGTCTACAGCGACGACATCCCGCGCTACGCCCACGACCCGGCGCAGGCCAGGGCACTGCTCGACGAGGCGGGCTGGAAGGAGCTCCAGGACGGGGTCCGGCACAACGCCGCCGGCGAGCCTCTGACCCTCGAGTTCATGACCACCGCCGGCAACCGGACCCGGGAGCTGGTCCAGCAGGTGCTTCAGAACCAGTGGAAGCAGGTCGGCATCGACGTGCGGATCCGCAACGAGCCGGCGCGGGTCTACTTCGGCGAGACCCTGGATCAGCGCAAGCACAAGGCCCTGGCCATGTTCGCCTGGAGCTCGAGCCCGGAGAACGTGCCGCGCTCGACCCTGCACAGCGAGGAGATCCCGACCGAGGCCAACGGCTGGTCGGGCCAGAACTACACCGCCTACAGCAACCCCGAGATGGACGACCTGATCGACCGGACCGAGCGCGAGCTGGACTTCGACAGGCGCAAGGAACTCTGGGCCCGCATCCAGCAGATCTACGCCGAGGACCTGCCGGTCCTGCCGCTCTACTGGCGGGCCAACACCTATGTCCTGCCCAAGTGGCTGGAGGGCGTGCGGCCGACCGGCCATCAATACACGACCACGCTCTGGGTCGAGGAGTGGCGGCGCGGCGCACGCTGA
- a CDS encoding ABC transporter permease, giving the protein MISYIGQRLLESAVVLLVMSFVIYGLIGLMPGDPIDLMIQADPNLTSADAERLRALHGLDRPIHERYLAWLEKAADGDLGYSRQFAAPVLDILLPRLANTGVLMGLSFLLALAIALPAGLIAASRPRGLVDHSINLFAFAGISVPPFWLAILMIILFAVVLRWLPAGGMGDLDDPLDRLRHAVLPVAALALVTVGGIIRFVRAATIEALRQDYIRTARAKGVSRAGVITGHALRNAMIPVTTILALNFGALFSGALITETMFGWLGMGKTIFDAIQTNDYNLALVGLLFATLTTLLANILADLVYAWLDPRISYL; this is encoded by the coding sequence ATGATCTCTTACATCGGCCAGCGCCTTCTCGAGTCCGCCGTCGTCCTGCTTGTGATGTCCTTCGTCATCTACGGCCTGATCGGCCTGATGCCCGGCGATCCGATCGACCTGATGATCCAGGCCGACCCCAACCTGACCAGCGCCGACGCCGAGCGGCTGCGCGCCCTGCACGGTCTCGACCGGCCGATCCACGAGCGCTACCTGGCCTGGCTCGAAAAGGCCGCCGACGGCGACCTCGGCTATTCGCGGCAGTTCGCGGCGCCGGTGCTCGACATCCTGCTGCCGCGGCTCGCCAACACCGGGGTGCTGATGGGTCTCAGCTTCCTGCTCGCCCTGGCCATCGCCCTGCCGGCCGGGCTGATCGCCGCCAGCCGGCCGCGCGGCCTCGTCGACCATTCGATCAACCTCTTCGCCTTCGCCGGGATCTCGGTCCCGCCCTTCTGGCTGGCGATCCTGATGATCATCCTCTTCGCCGTGGTGCTGAGATGGCTGCCGGCGGGCGGCATGGGCGACCTCGACGACCCGCTCGACCGCCTGCGCCACGCGGTCCTGCCGGTCGCCGCCCTGGCCCTGGTCACGGTCGGCGGCATCATCCGCTTCGTGCGCGCCGCGACCATCGAGGCGCTGCGCCAGGACTACATCCGCACCGCCCGGGCCAAGGGGGTCAGCCGGGCCGGGGTGATCACCGGCCACGCCCTGCGCAACGCCATGATCCCGGTGACCACGATCCTGGCGCTCAACTTCGGCGCCCTGTTCTCCGGCGCCCTGATCACCGAGACCATGTTCGGCTGGCTGGGCATGGGCAAGACCATCTTCGACGCGATCCAGACCAACGACTACAACCTGGCCCTGGTCGGACTGCTCTTCGCCACCCTGACCACCCTGCTGGCCAACATCCTGGCCGACCTGGTCTATGCCTGGCTCGACCCGAGGATCTCCTACCTATGA
- a CDS encoding ABC transporter permease produces MSVAPEPGPRLAAEAAFAAGPALSYGRLLWRRFLEHHLAVFSLVLLALLIAATFAAPLAEQVLGLDAETVDLFKQKQPPSPEHLLGTDELGRDLLLRLLYGGQVSLLAGLVTAVLAAVIGTVIGLLAGYFGGILDAVLMRLTDGVIALPLLPLLIVLAAVDLTKLGLPETLATSEEVSLYRIIILISLVGWTTVARLVRGSTLSLREREFVRAARAIGARPLRIMLVHILPNVISPVIVATTLSIGNIILLESVLSFLGLGIQPPIPSWGNMLTGAQELIWDAPMLAVWPGLLIFVTVIAFNFLGDGLQDALDPRAVGR; encoded by the coding sequence ATGAGCGTCGCGCCCGAGCCCGGCCCCCGCCTCGCCGCCGAGGCCGCCTTCGCGGCCGGGCCGGCGCTATCCTACGGGCGGCTGCTCTGGCGCCGCTTCCTGGAGCACCATTTGGCGGTCTTCAGCCTGGTCCTGCTGGCCCTGCTGATCGCGGCGACCTTCGCCGCGCCCCTGGCCGAGCAGGTGCTGGGCCTGGACGCCGAGACGGTCGACCTATTCAAGCAGAAGCAGCCGCCCTCGCCGGAACACCTCCTGGGCACCGACGAGCTCGGCCGCGACCTGTTGCTGCGCCTGCTCTACGGCGGCCAGGTCTCCCTCCTGGCCGGCCTGGTGACGGCGGTCCTGGCCGCGGTGATCGGCACTGTGATCGGCCTGCTGGCCGGCTACTTCGGCGGGATCCTGGACGCGGTCCTGATGCGCCTGACCGATGGGGTCATCGCCCTGCCCCTGCTGCCCCTGCTGATCGTCCTGGCGGCGGTCGACCTGACCAAGCTCGGCCTGCCCGAGACTCTGGCGACCTCGGAGGAGGTCAGCCTCTACAGGATCATCATTCTGATCTCCCTGGTCGGCTGGACCACGGTCGCCCGCCTGGTCCGCGGCAGCACCCTGTCCCTGCGCGAGCGGGAGTTCGTGCGCGCCGCCCGGGCGATCGGCGCCCGGCCCCTGCGGATCATGCTGGTCCACATCCTGCCCAACGTGATCTCGCCGGTGATCGTCGCGACCACCCTTTCGATCGGCAACATCATCCTGCTGGAATCGGTGCTCAGCTTCCTCGGCCTCGGGATTCAGCCGCCGATCCCCTCCTGGGGCAACATGTTGACCGGCGCCCAGGAGCTGATCTGGGACGCGCCTATGCTCGCGGTCTGGCCGGGCCTGCTGATCTTCGTCACCGTCATCGCCTTCAACTTTCTGGGGGACGGGCTGCAGGACGCCCTCGACCCGCGCGCCGTCGGCCGCTGA
- a CDS encoding aspartate aminotransferase family protein produces MSERPNSTAARDVAYQLHPYTNARKHEAEGPLIIERGEGIRVFDEQGKSYIEGMAGLWCTSLGFNEPRLVEAAVRQFESLPYYHTFAHKTGVPPIDLAEKLIGMAPVPMSKVFFANSGSEANDSVVKLVWYANNALGRPDRKKIISRIKGYHGVTVASASMTGLPYNHRDFDLPIQNILHTSCPHHYRYAEAGESEEDFATRMAEDLEAMIQAEGPETIAAFIGEPVMGAGGVILPPKTYWEKIQAVLKTHDIWLVADEVICGFGRTGNMFGSETYGIEPDILVVAKALSSAYLPISAVMISEKVYQAVAENSGKIGTFGHGFTYGGHPVSAAVALETLKIYEERDIVGHVRAMAPRFEARLKRLGGHPLVGEAVGVGLLGAVELVADKDSRAPFEPLGSVGALCAKNAQDEGLIVRALMDRVAFCPPLIITEVELDEMFDRFTRALEATWAHVTSEGLASVA; encoded by the coding sequence ATGAGCGAGCGCCCGAACTCGACGGCCGCGCGCGACGTCGCCTACCAGCTGCACCCCTATACCAACGCCCGCAAGCACGAGGCGGAGGGGCCGCTGATCATCGAGCGCGGCGAGGGCATCCGCGTCTTCGACGAACAGGGCAAGTCCTACATCGAGGGCATGGCCGGGCTCTGGTGCACCTCGCTCGGCTTCAACGAGCCGCGGCTGGTCGAGGCGGCGGTCCGGCAGTTCGAGAGCCTGCCCTACTACCACACCTTCGCCCACAAGACCGGCGTGCCGCCGATCGACCTTGCGGAAAAGCTGATTGGCATGGCGCCGGTGCCGATGTCTAAGGTGTTCTTCGCCAACTCCGGCTCCGAGGCCAATGATTCCGTGGTCAAGCTGGTCTGGTACGCGAACAACGCCCTGGGCCGGCCGGATCGCAAGAAGATCATCAGCCGGATCAAGGGCTACCACGGCGTCACCGTCGCTTCGGCCAGCATGACCGGGCTGCCCTACAACCACCGTGACTTCGACCTGCCGATCCAGAACATTCTGCACACCTCCTGTCCGCACCACTATCGCTACGCGGAGGCGGGCGAAAGCGAGGAGGACTTCGCCACCCGGATGGCCGAGGACCTGGAGGCGATGATCCAGGCCGAGGGCCCCGAGACCATCGCCGCCTTCATCGGCGAGCCGGTCATGGGGGCCGGCGGCGTGATTCTGCCGCCCAAGACCTACTGGGAGAAGATCCAGGCGGTCCTCAAGACGCACGACATCTGGCTGGTCGCCGACGAGGTGATCTGCGGCTTTGGGCGCACCGGCAATATGTTCGGCAGCGAGACCTACGGCATCGAGCCGGACATCCTGGTGGTCGCCAAGGCCCTGTCCTCGGCCTATCTGCCGATCTCTGCGGTGATGATCTCCGAGAAGGTCTACCAGGCGGTGGCCGAGAACTCCGGGAAGATCGGCACCTTCGGCCATGGCTTCACCTACGGCGGCCATCCGGTCAGCGCGGCCGTGGCCCTGGAGACCCTGAAAATCTACGAGGAACGGGACATCGTCGGACACGTCCGGGCGATGGCGCCGCGCTTCGAGGCGCGCCTGAAGCGCCTTGGCGGGCATCCCCTGGTCGGCGAGGCCGTGGGTGTCGGGCTGCTCGGCGCGGTCGAGCTGGTCGCCGACAAGGACAGCCGGGCACCTTTCGAGCCGCTGGGCAGCGTCGGCGCGCTCTGCGCCAAGAACGCCCAGGACGAGGGCCTGATCGTCCGGGCTCTGATGGACCGGGTCGCTTTCTGCCCGCCGCTGATCATCACCGAGGTGGAGCTCGACGAGATGTTCGACCGCTTCACGCGGGCCCTCGAGGCGACCTGGGCGCACGTCACTTCGGAGGGTCTCGCGTCGGTGGCGTGA